In Sebaldella termitidis ATCC 33386, one DNA window encodes the following:
- a CDS encoding ABC transporter permease, producing MMEILGQILMLAPPILITAVGACFTEITGVTNLGLEGMMLCGAFAGATVSYYTGNPYMGLIAGVLAGGIISLVHAFISINLRGNQIVSGVAINLLAVALTSYLIKVLFKVAGSTPAAPRQASLMFVLILIYGLAIISNYIMYGTVLGLRMRAVGEHPLAADTVGINVYLIRYIGVVMSGLYAGLGGAYMTTVMLPSFSNNMSAGRGFMAMAAMIFGKWKPWGAMLASFLFAFGSVLEVQLKIHYPNFPQQFLAMIPYVLTLLALVGFVGKAKAPASSGQPYEKQ from the coding sequence ATGATGGAAATATTAGGACAAATCTTGATGTTGGCCCCTCCGATATTAATAACAGCAGTAGGAGCATGTTTTACGGAAATAACAGGAGTAACGAACCTTGGTTTAGAGGGAATGATGTTATGCGGAGCATTTGCAGGAGCGACAGTATCATATTATACAGGTAATCCTTATATGGGATTAATAGCAGGAGTACTGGCAGGGGGAATAATATCTCTGGTCCATGCGTTTATAAGTATAAACTTACGAGGAAACCAGATAGTAAGCGGAGTTGCGATAAACCTTCTTGCGGTGGCACTGACCTCCTATCTGATAAAGGTATTGTTTAAGGTAGCGGGTTCGACACCTGCAGCACCGAGACAGGCAAGTCTGATGTTTGTACTGATACTGATATACGGTTTGGCAATAATATCGAATTATATAATGTACGGAACGGTATTGGGACTGAGAATGAGAGCAGTGGGAGAGCATCCGCTGGCAGCAGATACAGTGGGAATAAATGTATATTTGATAAGATATATAGGAGTAGTAATGTCAGGACTGTATGCAGGACTGGGAGGAGCATATATGACGACGGTAATGCTGCCTTCATTCAGCAATAACATGTCGGCGGGAAGAGGATTTATGGCGATGGCAGCGATGATATTCGGAAAGTGGAAGCCTTGGGGAGCAATGCTTGCGAGTTTCTTATTTGCCTTTGGAAGTGTGCTGGAGGTCCAGTTAAAGATACATTATCCGAACTTTCCGCAGCAGTTTTTGGCGATGATACCATATGTACTGACACTGCTGGCCTTGGTAGGCTTTGTAGGGAAGGCAAAGGCACCGGCTTCTTCGGGACAGCCTTATGAAAAACAATAA
- the deoC gene encoding deoxyribose-phosphate aldolase: MKINEYIDHTLLKATATKAEIKVICDEAKKYNFYAVCVNGSYVPYVKEELKDSGVNIAAVIGFPLGAMSTKAKVFEAEQAVRDGATEIDMVIQIGKLIDGDYEYVENDIREIKKAIGDNVLKVIIETCYLTDEQKKKACELALNAKADYVKTSTGFGTGGATFDDVKLMKDVVKDNAKVKASGGVKDYETAEKYVELGASRLGTSSGVKIIEGEKAGENDY, translated from the coding sequence ATGAAAATAAATGAGTATATTGACCATACTTTACTAAAAGCAACAGCCACTAAGGCTGAAATTAAAGTGATCTGTGATGAGGCGAAAAAATATAATTTTTATGCTGTATGTGTGAATGGTTCTTATGTGCCTTACGTAAAAGAGGAGCTTAAGGATTCAGGAGTAAATATAGCAGCAGTTATAGGCTTTCCGTTAGGGGCAATGTCTACTAAGGCAAAGGTCTTCGAAGCGGAACAGGCTGTAAGAGACGGTGCTACTGAAATAGATATGGTTATTCAGATAGGAAAGCTGATAGACGGTGACTATGAATATGTGGAAAATGATATAAGAGAAATAAAAAAAGCTATCGGAGACAATGTTTTAAAGGTAATAATAGAAACTTGCTACCTTACTGACGAGCAAAAGAAGAAAGCATGCGAGCTTGCACTAAATGCAAAGGCTGATTATGTAAAGACTTCTACTGGTTTTGGAACAGGCGGAGCAACTTTTGACGATGTTAAGCTGATGAAAGATGTAGTGAAAGATAACGCAAAGGTAAAAGCCAGCGGAGGAGTAAAGGATTATGAAACTGCTGAAAAATACGTAGAACTTGGTGCTTCAAGACTTGGGACAAGCTCAGGTGTAAAAATAATCGAAGGTGAAAAAGCAGGAGAAAATGATTATTAA
- a CDS encoding thymidine phosphorylase: MRAVDIIEKKRDKKEITNEEISFLLSNYLKEEIPDYQMAAFLMAVYFNGMTDAELLEFTKEMRDSGDVIDFEGLKRFHVDKHSTGGVGDKVTIALEPIMSALGMGSTKLSGKGLGHTGGTIDKFEAIKGFKFSNTKEEVIEIANKTGIGLMGYSDKIVPLDKKLYSLRDVTATVASIPLIASSIMSKKLAIHSDAIILDVKTGNGAFMKTLPDARELAETMLKIGKGFDRKIVAVISNMDQPLGCAVGNANEVIEAIETLKGNGPEDFTDLVYNIAALALKLKGDVNTLEEGIAKVKEVVDNRSALEKFALFIKESGGDPEIVNDYSLLPEYAGTLEVKSEEEGYVSQILAEEVGKAAMIIGAGRATKEDEIDHSVGVLVLKKVGDFVKKGDVIAKICYNESKDVEKSAKMILGAYKFSKEKVEKPKIIFEILEA, from the coding sequence TTGAGAGCTGTAGACATTATAGAGAAGAAAAGAGACAAAAAAGAAATTACAAATGAAGAGATTAGTTTTCTGTTATCCAATTATCTGAAAGAGGAAATACCTGATTATCAGATGGCGGCATTTTTAATGGCAGTATATTTTAATGGTATGACTGATGCGGAACTTTTGGAATTTACAAAAGAGATGAGAGATTCAGGAGATGTAATTGATTTTGAAGGTTTGAAGAGATTTCATGTGGATAAACACAGTACAGGCGGTGTAGGAGATAAGGTAACTATTGCACTTGAGCCGATAATGTCAGCACTGGGAATGGGAAGTACAAAGCTTTCGGGAAAAGGTCTCGGACATACCGGAGGAACTATTGATAAATTTGAAGCTATAAAAGGCTTTAAATTCTCAAATACCAAAGAAGAAGTAATAGAAATAGCCAATAAAACCGGGATAGGACTTATGGGCTACAGCGATAAAATAGTACCTCTTGATAAAAAATTATATTCATTAAGAGATGTTACGGCTACAGTAGCAAGTATCCCACTTATAGCAAGCAGTATAATGAGTAAAAAGCTGGCAATTCATTCTGATGCAATTATTCTGGATGTAAAAACGGGTAACGGTGCTTTCATGAAAACACTTCCCGATGCCAGAGAGCTTGCTGAAACAATGCTGAAAATAGGAAAAGGATTTGACAGAAAAATTGTAGCTGTAATAAGCAATATGGATCAGCCTTTAGGATGTGCCGTAGGAAATGCAAATGAAGTAATAGAGGCAATTGAAACACTGAAAGGAAACGGTCCGGAAGATTTTACCGATTTGGTTTATAATATAGCTGCACTTGCATTAAAACTGAAAGGTGATGTTAATACACTTGAAGAAGGAATAGCAAAGGTAAAAGAGGTAGTGGACAACAGAAGCGCCCTTGAAAAATTTGCACTGTTTATTAAGGAAAGCGGCGGAGATCCGGAAATAGTAAATGACTATTCACTGCTGCCTGAATATGCGGGAACTCTTGAGGTAAAATCAGAAGAGGAGGGTTATGTCAGTCAGATTTTAGCAGAAGAAGTAGGAAAAGCAGCAATGATAATAGGTGCAGGGAGAGCAACAAAGGAAGATGAGATAGATCACAGTGTCGGTGTGCTTGTACTGAAAAAGGTAGGAGATTTTGTTAAAAAGGGCGACGTTATAGCTAAAATTTGTTATAATGAGAGTAAGGATGTGGAAAAATCGGCAAAAATGATTTTGGGTGCTTATAAATTCAGCAAAGAGAAGGTAGAAAAACCAAAAATTATTTTTGAGATTTTGGAAGCATAA